A portion of the Candidatus Eisenbacteria bacterium genome contains these proteins:
- a CDS encoding TonB-dependent receptor: MTFRAFAVRLSLRAIALFVALSWAVRVSGESPQQEEAGGNLDTLDADKVLSPFPVIGERIGRSAGPGRVRIDGPAFEARDAMSAEEIGPLLPSTKVNFNSRGEALFMIRGASERHAGVFLDGIPLVIPWDERADLSMIPLEAIAGARATRGVESALDGPNILAGSVRLEPFELTRTGYRTRLSVRAGEAGALSVQGSHAARQGPWHGLLAVARRERAAFLVPAGYDPPYHQNETRARMNSDLEQLSGLLRGGLDLPGGGRVRLLLLASDGSKGVPPETHTEDARFWREPLVRRLSIGASAMLPFGRSREWTIEASGSSDFLRQEIRSFDDASYTTPALALGTSYETGRNRSEQGAARLLRRKEDGISFALQGMFRRARREETLEVDGPVDRYAQNLGSAAGEIAVPRGMWSLRIGGGYEAASTPETGDKPARGTSEAPVLHARLERTIGGKALLYASASRRSRFPSLRELFSGALGRFVPNPDLGPERQDLWESGFSSRGDRFDATLAFFESRLQDGIERVVLPGGEGLFQRVNVTEIRARGAEAVLTLRPFAGAALSADHLILHVRSKEDGVFRAPVEDRPDYLSTIAFSIDRASGLGFSLETIAVGPRWSADAADAIDGRTRLGANARWNLRASYRRFRTPPSRGDAEIFLRVDNLFDRRVEAEVGLPEAGRILSGGIKLGFG; encoded by the coding sequence ATGACGTTCCGTGCCTTCGCCGTCCGGCTTTCGCTCCGAGCGATCGCCCTCTTCGTCGCGCTTTCGTGGGCCGTCCGCGTGTCCGGAGAGTCGCCGCAACAAGAGGAGGCGGGCGGGAATCTCGACACGCTCGACGCGGACAAGGTCCTTTCCCCTTTCCCGGTCATCGGCGAGCGAATCGGGCGGAGCGCCGGTCCCGGGCGGGTCCGAATCGACGGCCCGGCCTTCGAGGCGCGGGACGCGATGTCAGCGGAAGAGATCGGCCCCCTCCTACCGTCGACCAAGGTGAACTTCAACTCGCGCGGCGAGGCGCTCTTCATGATCCGGGGCGCTTCCGAAAGGCATGCCGGCGTCTTCCTCGACGGCATCCCGCTCGTCATTCCGTGGGACGAACGGGCCGATCTCTCGATGATCCCTCTCGAAGCGATCGCGGGAGCCCGCGCGACGCGAGGCGTGGAGAGCGCTCTCGACGGGCCGAACATCTTGGCCGGCTCCGTTCGCCTCGAACCGTTCGAGTTGACACGGACCGGCTATCGAACACGCCTCTCGGTTCGAGCCGGCGAGGCGGGGGCGCTCTCGGTGCAAGGCTCTCACGCGGCGCGACAGGGTCCCTGGCACGGGCTCCTCGCCGTCGCTCGGCGGGAGCGGGCGGCGTTCTTGGTCCCGGCCGGCTACGATCCTCCCTACCATCAGAACGAGACGCGCGCGCGCATGAACAGCGATCTCGAGCAGCTCTCGGGTCTTCTTCGCGGCGGCCTCGACCTTCCGGGGGGCGGCAGGGTTCGACTCCTTCTTCTCGCGTCGGACGGATCGAAGGGGGTCCCGCCCGAGACCCACACCGAGGACGCGCGGTTCTGGCGCGAGCCGCTCGTTCGAAGGCTGTCGATCGGCGCCTCCGCGATGCTTCCCTTCGGCCGAAGCCGGGAGTGGACGATCGAGGCGTCCGGTTCGTCCGACTTTCTAAGGCAGGAGATCCGCTCCTTCGATGACGCCTCGTACACGACCCCCGCGCTCGCGCTGGGGACCTCGTACGAAACCGGAAGGAACCGTTCCGAACAGGGGGCGGCGCGGCTTCTCCGGCGCAAGGAGGACGGCATTTCGTTCGCACTTCAAGGAATGTTTCGCCGCGCGCGCCGCGAGGAGACCCTCGAGGTGGACGGCCCGGTGGACCGGTACGCGCAGAACCTCGGATCGGCCGCCGGGGAGATCGCCGTGCCGCGCGGGATGTGGTCGCTTCGGATCGGCGGGGGCTACGAGGCGGCCTCGACCCCGGAGACCGGCGACAAACCTGCGCGCGGAACGAGCGAGGCGCCGGTTCTTCACGCGCGGCTGGAGCGGACGATCGGTGGAAAGGCTCTTCTCTACGCCTCCGCGTCGCGAAGGAGCCGCTTCCCCTCGCTCCGGGAACTCTTCTCCGGAGCGCTCGGCCGCTTCGTTCCGAACCCCGATCTCGGCCCCGAGCGGCAGGATCTCTGGGAATCGGGCTTCTCCTCGAGGGGAGATCGGTTCGACGCGACGCTCGCCTTCTTCGAGAGCCGCCTCCAGGACGGGATTGAGCGGGTCGTTCTTCCCGGCGGAGAAGGCCTCTTTCAACGGGTCAACGTGACCGAGATCCGCGCGCGCGGCGCGGAAGCGGTCCTCACCCTCCGGCCATTCGCGGGAGCGGCCCTTTCGGCGGACCATCTCATCCTTCATGTACGAAGTAAAGAGGACGGCGTGTTCCGCGCGCCGGTCGAGGACCGCCCCGACTATCTCTCCACGATCGCCTTCTCGATCGACCGGGCCTCCGGACTTGGCTTCTCCTTGGAGACGATCGCGGTGGGGCCGCGCTGGAGCGCCGACGCCGCCGACGCAATCGACGGAAGAACGCGCCTCGGCGCGAACGCGCGATGGAACCTGCGGGCGTCCTATCGGAGGTTCCGCACCCCTCCGTCCCGAGGAGACGCGGAGATCTTTCTTCGAGTCGACAATCTCTTCGACCGGCGAGTCGAAGCAGAGGTCGGACTCCCGGAGGCGGGAAGGATCCTCTCCGGCGGGATCAAGCTCGGGTTCGGCTAG
- a CDS encoding metallophosphoesterase family protein codes for MRMLVKRDAASLRRSPAALASAWIALFAVLSVGRPALAGGYGPSAALDSSPSPLPDRIMLTWSGDPATTQAVTWRTSADAAVAFAEIARAGASPDFHEGARRVPAKTETLRTASGEALFHSVAFTDLSPNSFYAYRVGSDSGWSEWFQFRTAAGERRPFSFIYLGDAQNNILAQWSRVVRAAFAAAPNARFVLHAGDLVTDGADDALWGEWFRAGGWIHATIPGIPAAGNHEYVNDDKLNDHWRAQFTLPENGVPGLEETVYFIDHDGVRIVVLNSCEEIERQASWLEGVLADNPNPWTIALFHHPVYSGARDRDNEELRRLWKPLFERYGVDLVLQGHDHVYARGKNLPGSEEAAEGPMYVVSVSGPKMYDLTSERWMDRAAENTQLYQVLSVDQDTLRFEAYDATGALYDAFDLVKRGASGSRLVDRTPSGVPERLN; via the coding sequence GTGAGGATGCTTGTGAAAAGAGACGCCGCGAGCCTGCGTCGATCGCCGGCGGCTCTCGCTTCGGCGTGGATCGCTCTGTTCGCGGTTCTCTCGGTGGGACGCCCGGCCCTCGCCGGGGGCTACGGACCGTCGGCCGCGCTCGATTCTTCTCCTTCTCCTCTTCCCGACCGGATCATGCTCACGTGGTCGGGAGATCCCGCCACGACGCAAGCGGTGACCTGGCGGACGAGCGCCGATGCCGCCGTGGCCTTCGCGGAGATCGCCCGCGCCGGAGCGTCGCCCGACTTCCACGAGGGGGCTCGGCGGGTTCCGGCGAAGACCGAGACGCTTCGCACGGCAAGCGGCGAGGCGCTCTTTCATTCGGTCGCGTTCACCGATCTCTCGCCGAACAGCTTCTACGCCTACCGCGTGGGGAGCGACTCGGGTTGGAGCGAGTGGTTCCAGTTCCGAACGGCGGCGGGAGAGAGGCGCCCGTTCTCCTTCATCTATCTCGGCGATGCGCAGAACAACATCCTCGCCCAGTGGTCGCGGGTCGTGCGCGCGGCGTTCGCGGCGGCGCCGAATGCGCGTTTCGTTCTTCACGCGGGCGATCTCGTGACCGACGGCGCGGACGACGCGCTCTGGGGCGAGTGGTTCCGCGCGGGAGGATGGATCCACGCGACGATTCCCGGGATCCCGGCCGCGGGCAACCACGAATATGTAAACGATGACAAGCTAAATGATCATTGGCGCGCGCAGTTCACGCTTCCCGAGAACGGGGTGCCGGGTCTCGAGGAGACGGTCTACTTCATCGACCACGACGGGGTTCGGATCGTCGTGCTGAACTCATGCGAGGAGATCGAGCGGCAGGCGTCGTGGCTCGAAGGAGTCCTCGCCGACAACCCGAACCCGTGGACGATCGCCCTCTTTCATCATCCCGTCTATTCGGGCGCGCGGGACCGCGACAACGAAGAGCTGAGGCGTCTTTGGAAGCCGCTCTTCGAGCGATACGGCGTGGATCTCGTTCTCCAAGGGCATGATCATGTCTACGCGCGGGGGAAGAACCTCCCCGGAAGCGAGGAAGCGGCCGAAGGTCCGATGTACGTCGTCTCGGTGAGCGGACCCAAGATGTACGATCTGACTTCCGAGCGGTGGATGGACCGCGCCGCGGAGAACACGCAGCTCTACCAAGTCCTCTCCGTGGATCAGGACACGCTTCGCTTCGAGGCGTACGACGCGACCGGCGCGCTCTACGACGCGTTCGATCTCGTGAAGCGAGGGGCGTCGGGAAGCCGGCTCGTCGATCGAACCCCGTCCGGCGTTCCGGAGAGGTTGAACTAG
- a CDS encoding DUF3015 family protein, translating to MRKIGIWTAVACCVLAVAGESYAGRSNTGCGIGTIIFEGKEGLLSQICAATFNGSFGNQTFGITSGTLECERASALVAHEKLNKFVGDNMDNLAMDISQGKGEYLATLAVLLDVPVEERAELYKRLQANFSSIYPSEDVTHIDVLNNIESVLSAI from the coding sequence ATGAGGAAGATCGGTATTTGGACTGCGGTCGCCTGCTGCGTGCTCGCTGTCGCCGGCGAGTCGTACGCCGGGCGGAGCAACACGGGCTGCGGGATCGGCACGATCATCTTCGAGGGGAAGGAAGGTCTGCTCTCCCAGATATGCGCGGCGACGTTCAACGGTTCCTTCGGGAACCAGACCTTCGGGATCACGTCGGGAACGCTCGAGTGCGAGCGCGCCTCGGCTCTCGTGGCCCACGAGAAGCTGAACAAGTTCGTCGGCGACAACATGGACAACCTGGCGATGGACATCTCTCAGGGGAAGGGCGAGTACCTGGCCACGCTGGCGGTCCTTCTCGACGTGCCGGTCGAGGAGAGGGCCGAGCTGTACAAGCGGCTCCAGGCGAACTTCTCGAGCATCTATCCTTCCGAGGACGTCACCCATATCGATGTTCTCAACAACATCGAGAGCGTGTTGTCGGCGATTTGA
- a CDS encoding DUF4105 domain-containing protein → MRSEVGSARTILKLRVLPLLFLVPAVTILAASSAAGSEESYRSALLEEAFRAELHRDPYWHTLLHYKKGTFGGRSLVDDPDFFLAENGKREPKAEMEATIRSLFMPAADGERHPVCRFPARFEWLKERLSIDESRLPVPACAPFEELMERIRPESVTLIFPTSYMNSPASMYGHTLLTVRTAYASDLLSYAINYSAITDETFGLFYIAKGLLGLYEGYFSILPYYAKLQEYRDVNDRDIWEYSLNLDGDEVRRLLLHMYELQDIYSDYFFFSENCSYNLLFLLDAARPGLRLTDECAWWVIPLDTIREIKKAGLIGEIVYRPSKSTRVKHLASSLPPDRRKDALEIARGALEPDRFAAQEFPADEKIRTVDLAAEYLQYQYSKKELPKEQYVGRFLGALEARSSLGEAEEPRDSIPPPGRPDEGHRSNRIAAGFGFVEDRPFQEIRLRPAYHALIDNASGYKRGSQIVFLDAAIRYRMLDRKLELESIDLIDIVSIAPRDAFFKPVSWKVKTDLFRRRLENGGEHLVYRLNPGFGRAYENRVLGLWYLMLETDLHVGGALERSWSVGAGGSTGLFKDATGWWNLHLFAKDLYHRLGDRDNLFSAGLEQNFRIGADTSVSLEVLVNSLHDEAVLESAARWNVFF, encoded by the coding sequence TTGCGTAGCGAAGTGGGGAGCGCGCGGACGATCTTGAAGCTCCGCGTGCTCCCCTTGCTCTTTCTCGTCCCGGCCGTCACGATCTTGGCCGCGTCCTCGGCCGCCGGCTCGGAAGAGTCCTATCGATCCGCCCTTTTGGAAGAAGCCTTCCGCGCGGAGCTTCACCGGGACCCATACTGGCACACGCTTCTCCACTACAAGAAGGGAACCTTCGGAGGGAGAAGCCTCGTGGACGATCCGGACTTCTTTCTCGCCGAAAACGGGAAGCGCGAGCCGAAGGCCGAGATGGAAGCGACGATCCGATCGCTGTTCATGCCTGCCGCGGACGGGGAGAGACATCCGGTCTGCCGTTTCCCCGCCCGCTTCGAATGGCTCAAGGAACGGTTGTCGATCGACGAGAGCAGGCTCCCCGTCCCCGCGTGCGCTCCGTTCGAGGAGCTGATGGAGCGGATCCGGCCCGAGTCGGTCACCCTGATCTTCCCCACGTCTTACATGAACAGCCCGGCCTCCATGTACGGGCACACTCTCCTCACGGTCCGAACGGCCTACGCGAGCGATCTCCTCTCCTACGCGATCAACTACTCCGCGATCACCGACGAGACGTTCGGGCTCTTCTACATCGCCAAGGGGCTTCTCGGGCTCTACGAGGGGTACTTCTCGATCCTCCCCTATTACGCCAAACTGCAGGAATATCGAGACGTCAACGATCGCGACATCTGGGAATACTCCCTGAACCTCGACGGGGACGAAGTGCGCCGGCTCCTTCTGCACATGTACGAGCTCCAGGATATCTACTCCGACTACTTCTTCTTCAGCGAGAACTGCTCCTACAACCTCCTCTTCCTGTTGGACGCGGCCAGGCCCGGCCTTCGTTTGACCGACGAGTGCGCTTGGTGGGTAATTCCGCTCGACACGATCCGCGAGATCAAGAAGGCCGGGCTGATCGGAGAGATCGTCTACCGGCCGTCTAAGTCGACGCGCGTGAAGCACCTCGCTTCTTCCCTCCCGCCCGATCGGCGAAAGGACGCCCTGGAGATCGCCCGCGGGGCGCTCGAGCCGGATCGTTTCGCGGCTCAGGAATTTCCCGCGGATGAGAAGATCCGCACGGTCGACCTCGCCGCCGAGTATCTTCAATATCAATACTCGAAGAAGGAACTGCCGAAGGAGCAGTACGTCGGACGATTCCTCGGCGCGCTGGAAGCCCGGAGCTCCCTCGGAGAGGCCGAAGAACCGCGAGACTCGATCCCGCCTCCCGGACGGCCGGACGAGGGGCACCGCTCGAACCGGATCGCCGCCGGCTTCGGCTTCGTCGAGGACCGGCCCTTTCAGGAGATCCGCCTGAGGCCGGCCTACCACGCGCTCATCGACAACGCGAGCGGATACAAGCGGGGGTCGCAGATCGTCTTCCTCGACGCCGCGATCCGCTACCGTATGCTCGACCGGAAGCTCGAGCTGGAGTCGATCGATCTCATCGACATCGTCTCGATCGCGCCGCGGGATGCTTTTTTCAAGCCGGTTTCGTGGAAGGTGAAGACCGATCTCTTCCGGAGAAGGCTCGAGAACGGCGGGGAGCACCTCGTCTACCGTTTGAACCCCGGCTTCGGACGCGCGTACGAGAACCGCGTGCTCGGGTTGTGGTACTTGATGCTCGAAACGGATCTTCACGTGGGGGGCGCGCTCGAGCGGAGCTGGTCGGTGGGGGCGGGGGGCTCGACCGGGCTTTTCAAGGACGCGACCGGGTGGTGGAACCTGCACCTCTTCGCGAAGGATCTCTACCACCGGCTCGGCGATCGGGACAATCTCTTCTCGGCGGGCCTCGAGCAGAACTTCCGGATCGGCGCCGACACAAGCGTGTCGCTGGAGGTTCTCGTGAACTCGCTCCACGACGAGGCGGTCTTGGAATCGGCGGCGCGCTGGAACGTCTTCTTCTGA
- a CDS encoding ATP-binding protein codes for MESTRIRRRMVEARLKTALRDSPVVLIHGPRQSGKTTLAQRIGAKLGYTYFTFDDDVTRGAAEADPVGFVGDLPARATLDEVQRVPNLFAALKVAVDRDRRPGRFLLTGSANVLLVPKLADSLAGRIEIIRLFPFAQCEIEERAPGFLDALFNADFRVRRAERLGCRLAERIVAGGYPAALARTAPRRRTAWYRDYVKTIVQRDVRDLARIASLNALPRLLALAAGQTARLLNVTDLAGPFQLSRPTIRDYVTLLERVFLIEELPPWHSNRLSRLIKTPKLHFGDTGVASTVLGLDSNALYEDRAVLGQLLETFAYQEIRRQASALEEDLRFHHFRDKDGYEVDLVLERGGRALAGVEVKAAATVTAADFRGLKKLAAAAGRRFAAGVVLYDGETRASFGGKMYAVPIGVLWEAR; via the coding sequence GTTCTCATCCACGGGCCGCGCCAGAGCGGTAAGACAACCCTCGCCCAGCGGATCGGCGCGAAGCTGGGCTATACCTACTTCACTTTCGACGACGACGTGACACGCGGAGCGGCCGAGGCCGATCCGGTGGGCTTCGTCGGCGATCTGCCCGCGCGCGCCACCCTTGACGAAGTGCAGCGAGTGCCGAACCTCTTCGCGGCGCTCAAGGTCGCCGTGGATCGGGATCGCCGGCCCGGACGATTCCTCCTCACCGGATCGGCCAACGTGCTGCTCGTACCGAAACTTGCCGACTCGCTGGCTGGCCGGATCGAGATCATCCGGCTCTTCCCGTTCGCGCAATGCGAGATCGAGGAACGAGCGCCGGGGTTCCTCGATGCACTGTTCAACGCGGACTTCAGGGTGCGCCGCGCCGAGCGCCTGGGATGCCGCCTTGCCGAGCGGATCGTGGCGGGCGGCTATCCCGCGGCGCTCGCGCGCACAGCCCCGCGCCGCCGGACGGCCTGGTACAGGGATTACGTCAAGACGATCGTACAGCGCGATGTCCGAGACCTGGCGCGTATCGCCTCGCTCAACGCGCTGCCTCGACTTCTGGCGCTGGCCGCCGGGCAAACGGCGCGCCTCTTGAACGTCACGGACCTGGCCGGGCCCTTCCAGTTGAGCCGGCCGACGATTCGCGACTATGTGACGCTCCTCGAACGCGTGTTCCTGATCGAGGAGTTGCCCCCTTGGCACAGCAACCGGCTGAGCCGCCTGATCAAGACGCCCAAGCTCCACTTCGGCGACACGGGAGTCGCCTCGACGGTCCTCGGTCTCGACTCGAATGCGTTGTACGAGGATCGGGCGGTGTTGGGACAACTGCTGGAGACGTTCGCGTACCAGGAAATCCGCCGACAGGCGAGCGCCTTGGAAGAGGACCTTCGCTTTCATCACTTTCGCGACAAGGACGGCTATGAGGTGGATCTCGTGCTCGAGCGGGGCGGCCGGGCGCTCGCGGGCGTCGAGGTGAAGGCGGCCGCGACCGTCACCGCGGCGGACTTCCGCGGGCTGAAGAAGCTCGCTGCGGCCGCGGGGCGGCGTTTTGCGGCCGGCGTCGTCCTGTACGACGGCGAGACCCGCGCGAGCTTTGGAGGCAAGATGTACGCGGTGCCGATCGGCGTGCTGTGGGAGGCCCGATGA